In Corvus moneduloides isolate bCorMon1 chromosome 12, bCorMon1.pri, whole genome shotgun sequence, the following proteins share a genomic window:
- the CTU2 gene encoding cytoplasmic tRNA 2-thiolation protein 2, whose translation MCDAAGDGGGCGADTEPPRRRRAPGDSHPRTCMKCGQGTAALVIRVGDPFCRGCFREYFVHKFRAMLGKNRVIFPGEKVLLAVSGGPASSAMVRQVQEGLSREAAKRLRFVPGLVYVEEGAVRRQSPEQREQTLAQMETLLQATGFPYHVIHLEEALQLPPSILQPGLERSGPSGPSYKEAVDSFIQQQRQDGDSGTSLPGHSTQDTPAGSPATPRLPDAAQTQELLRGFEAAGTATAREELLQMLRTHLIVQTARDRGYAKVMMGESLTRVAIKLLTNLSLGRGAFLAVDTGFTDQRHGDVMVVRPMRDYTAKEIAFYNRFFSVPTVSVPPLFTKRREKPSIHQLVERFLLGLQEEFPSTISTVYRTGEKLSPEPAKASSESQRCLLCLCGLDTDGEEELALEPTLILEKPGEGAESKAAYIPLLCYSCRLTFKELGPLATLPPYVRAEGQRRIRRAEMEQNQENQESSKS comes from the exons ATGTGCGATGCGGCGGGGGACGGTGGCGGGTGCGGGGCGGACACGGAACCGCCGCGGCGCCGCCGCGCACCGGGAGACAG ccACCCCCGAACGTGCATGAAGTGCGGGCAGGGCACGGCCGCCCTCGTCATCCGCGTCGGGGACCCCTTCTGCCG cgGCTGCTTCCGTGAGTACTTCGTGCACAAGTTCCGAGCCATGCTGGGCAAGAACCGCGTCATCTTCCCGGGAGAGAAG gtgctgctggcagtgtcAGGGGGCCCTGCCTCCAGTGCCATGGTCCGGCAGGTGCAGGAG GGGCTCAGCCGGGAGGCGGCCAAGAGGCTCCGCTTCGTCCCCGGCCTCGTCTATGTTGAGG AGGGAGCCGTGCgcaggcagagcccagagcagcgGGAGCAGACCCTGGCCCAGATGGAGACCCTGCTGCAGGCCACCGGCTTCCCCTACCACGTGATCCACCTGGAGGAG gcactgcagctgcccCCGTCCATCTTACAGCCGGGGCTGGAGCGCTCCGGCCCGTCCGGCCCTTCCTACAAGGAGGCTGTGGACAGCTTCATCCAGCAGCAGCGGCAGGACGGCGACAGTGGCACTTCTTTGCCTGGCCACAGCACCCAGGACACGCCAGCAGGATCCCCGGCCACCCCCCGCCTGCCGGACGCTGCCCAGACCCAGGAGCTGCTCCGCGGCTTCGAGGCCGCGGGGACGGCGACGGCgcgggaggagctgctgcagatgctgcG GACCCACCTGATCGTGCAGACGGCCCGGGACAGGGGCTACGCCAAGGTGATGATGGGCGAGAGCCTCACGCGTGTGGCCATCAAGCTCCTCACCAACCTGTCCCTGGGGCGCGGCGCCTTCCTCGCCGTCGACACG GGCTTCACGGACCAGCGCCACGGTGACGTGATGGTGGTGAGACCCATGCGGGACTACACGGCCAAGGAGATCGCCTTCTACAACCGCTTCTTCAGCGTCCCCACCGTCAGCGTGCCACCCCTCTTCACCAAG CGCCGGGAGAAGCCCAGCATCCATCAGCTGGTCGAGCGcttcctgctggggctgcaggaggagttCCCCTCCACCATCAGCACCGTGTACCG GACGGGGGAGAAGCTGAGCCCAGAGCCGGCCAAGGCCAGCAGTGAGTCCCAGCGatgcctcctctgcctctgcgGCCTGGACACTGATGGGG aggaggagctggctCTGGAGCCCACGCTGATCTTGGAGAAACCAGGAGAAGG GGCTGAGAGCAAAGCTGCCTACATCCCCCTGCTGTGCTACAGCTGCCGCCTCACCTTCAAGGAGCTG GGTCCCCTTGCCACACTGCCACCCTATGTGCGCGCCGAGGGCCAGCGCAGGATCCGCAG AGCTGAGATGGAGCAGAACCAGGAGAACCAAGAGTCCAGCAAAAGCTGA
- the RNF166 gene encoding E3 ubiquitin-protein ligase RNF166 has translation MFRSLLVAAAQRPQGSAGPPRTAPGPGAAAEALEAQFSCPICLEVFHRAVGIAGCGHTFCGECLQPCLQVPSPLCPLCRVPFDPKKVEKASSVEKQLSSYKAPCRGCSKKVTLAKMRSHVSSCAKVQEQMANCPKFVPVVPTSQPIPSNIPNRSTFVCPYCGARNLDQQELVKHCMENHRNDPNKVVCPVCSAMPWGDPSYKSANFLQHLLHRHKFSYDTFVDYNIDEEAALQAALALSLSEN, from the exons atgttCCGGAGCCTGCTGGTGGCGGCGGCGCAGCGGCCGCAGGGctcggccgggcccccccgcaccgcccccgggcccggggccgcggccgAGGCGCTGGAGGCGCAGTTCAGCTGTCCCATCTGCCTCGAGGTTTTCCACCGCGCCGTCGGCATCGCGGGCTGCGGGCACAC GTTTTGTGGGGAatgcctgcagccctgcctgcaggtgCCCTCCCCGCTGTGCCCGCTCTGCCGCGTGCCCTTCGACCCCAAAAAGGTGGAGAAGGCTTCCAGCGTGGAGAAACAGCTCTCGTCCTACAAGGCtccctgcaggggctgcagcaagAAG gtgaCCCTGGCCAAAATGCGCTCTCACGTCTCGTCCTGCGCCAAGGTGCAGGAGCAGATGGCCAACTGCCCCAAGTTTGTTCCAGTTGTCCCCACATCCCAGCCTATTCCCAG caaCATTCCCAACCGCTCCACGTTCGTGTGTCCGTACTGCGGGGCCCGGAACCTGgaccagcaggagctggtgaagCACTGCATGGAAAACCACCGGAATGACCCCAACAAAGTG gtgtGCCCGGTGTGCTCGGCCATGCCCTGGGGCGATCCCAGCTACAAGAGTGCCAacttcctgcagcacctgctccaCAGGCACAAGTTCTCCTACGACACCTTCGTG GATTACAACATCGATGAGGAGGCAGCGTTGCAGGCGGCCCTGGCTCTGTCCCTCTCTGAGAACTGA
- the MVD gene encoding diphosphomevalonate decarboxylase, which translates to MAAERALAMATCTAPVNIAVIKYWGKRDTDLILPINSSLSVTLHQDQLKTTTTAAASRDFTEDRLWLNGKEVDVGHPRVQACLREVRRLARKRRGGSEDTAALSLSYKIHIASENNFPTAAGLASSAAGYACLVSALARLYGVEEELSEVARQGSGSACRSMFGGFVQWQRGERPDGTDSLALQVAPETHWPELRVLVLVVSGEKKPMGSTVGMQTSVETSPLLKHRAEVVVPERLAQMMRHIRERDFEGFGQLAMRDSNQFHATCLDTFPPIFYLTDLSRHIIALAHRYNAHHGHTKVAYTFDAGPNAVIFALADTVAEFVEVVRRSFPPATNGDQFVRGLPVGSAALSEELVAAVVTEPVPGAVQYILHTKPGPGPQLVDDPSQHLLGADGLPRSRA; encoded by the exons ATGGCGGCGGAGCGCGCGCTGGCCATGGCCACTTGCACGGCCCCCGTGAACATCGCCGTCATCAAGTACT GGGGCAAGCGTGACACCGACCTCATCCTGCCCATCAACTCCTCCCTGAGCGTGACGCTGCACCAGGACCAG ctcaAGACCACCACGACGGCGGCTGCCAGCCGGGATTTCACGGAGGACCGGCTGTGGCTCAACGGGAAGGAGGTGGACGTGGGGCACCCGCGGGTCCAGGCCTGTCTGCGCGAGG TGCGGCGCCTGGCCCGGAAGCGCCGCGGGGGCAGTGAGGACACGGCCGCGCTCAGCCTTTCCTACAAAATCCACATCGCCTCCGAGAACAACTTCCCCACCGCCGCCGGGCTCGCCTCGTCCGCCGCCGGCTATGCCTGCCTGG TGTCGGCGCTGGCCCGGCTCTATGGCGTGGAGGAGGAGCTGTCGGAGGTGGCCCGGCAGGGCTCGGGCAGCGCCTGCCGCAGCATGTTCGGGGGCTTCGTGCAGTGGCAGCGCGGGGAGCGCCCCGATGGCACAGACAGCCTGGCTCTCCAAGTAGCCCCCGAGACACACTGGCCGGAGCTCCGCGTCCTCGTCCtggtg GTCAGTGGGGAGAAGAAGCCGATGGGCAGTACGGTGGGGATGCAGACCAGTGTGGAGACCAGTCCCCTGCTGAAG CACCGGGCAGAGGTGGTGGTCCCGGAGCGCCTGGCCCAGATGATGCGGCACATCCGGGAGCGGGACTTCGAGGGCTTCGGCCAGCTGGCCATGAGGGACAGCAACCAGTTCCACGCCACCTGCCTCGACACCTTCCCGCCCATCTTCTACCTCACCGACCTGTCGCGCCACATCATCGCGCTGGCACACCGCTACAACGCCCACCACGGCCACACCAAG GTCGCCTACACCTTCGACGCTGGCCCCAACGCCGTCATCTTCGCGCTGGCCGACACCGTGGCCGAGTTCGTGGAGGTGGTGAGGCGCAGCTTCCCCCCCGCCACCAACGGGGACCA GTTCGTCCGGGGGCTGCCCGTGGGCTCGGCCGCGCTGTCGGAGGAGCTGGTGGCCGCCGTGGTCACCGAGCCGGTGCCGGGGGCTGTCCAGTACATCCTGCACACCAAG cccgGCCCTGGTCCCCAGCTTGTGGATGATCCCAGCCAGCACCTCCTGGGAGCGGATGGGCTGCCCCGGAGCCGCGCCTGA
- the LOC116449698 gene encoding cytochrome b-245 light chain, which produces MGQIEWAMWANEQALAAGLILLTGGIVAVAGQFKGWYFAAYSIAAGVLVCLLEYPRSRRKKGSTMERCGQKYLTAVVKLLGPLTRNYYIRAILHAALAVPAGFLLSTILGTVCLGIASGIYLLAAVRGEEWRPIEQKPRERPQVGGTIKQPPSNPPPRPPTDARKKQPEVGGQENPIPVEVE; this is translated from the exons ATGGGGCAGATCGAGTGGGCCATGTGGGCGAACGAGCAAGCGCTCGCCGCCGGGCTCA TCCTGCTGACGGGCGGGATCGTGGCCGTGGCGGGGCAGTTCAAGGGCTGGTACTTCGCGGCGTATTCCAT CGCGGCAGGCGTCCTGGTCTGCCTGCTCGAGTATCCCAGGAGCAGGCGGAAAAAGGGCTCCACCATGGAGAGGTG TGGCCAGAAGTACCTGACAGCCGTGGTGAAGCTGCTCGGGCCCCTCACCAGGAATTATTACATCCGAGCCATCCTCCACGCCGC CCTGGCTGTCCCCGCCGGTTTCCTCCTCTCCACCATCCTGGGCACCGTCTGCCTGGGCATCGCCAGCGGCATCTACCTGCTG GCCGCAGTTCGAGGGGAGGAGTGGAGACCCATCGAGCAGAAGCCCCGGGAGCGGCCGCAGGTGGGGGGCACCATCAAGCAGCCCCCCAGCAaccccccgccccggccccccaCCGACGCCCGCAAGAAGCAGCCAGAGGTGGGGGGGCAGGAGAACCCCATCCCTGTGGAGGTGGAATAA
- the IL17C gene encoding interleukin-17C → MGWLGALAVLAVLGQCRALRRPAGASAHSPVRCYSGAELEDEPPAQLLGRSLRWDRHVPVQLVPALERLEARRLRRHRPHACPALSLRAGLRSEPHERSISPWRYRIDEDENRYPRKLAFAECLCSGCVDVKTGRETTSLNSVTIHQTMLVLRRKPCPRPAGLGLVALEVDYIRVPVGCTCVLPRTAR, encoded by the exons ggcTGGCTGGGTGCCCTGGCCGTGCTGGCggtgctggggcagtgccgGGCGCTGCGGCGGCCCGCGGGTGCCTCTGCCCACTCGCCCGTGCGCTGCTACAGCGGGGCCGAGCTGGAGGACGAGCCCCCGGCGCAGCTGCTGGGCCGCAGCCTGCGCTGGGACCGCCACGTCCCGGTGCAGCTGGTACCGGCGCTGGAGCGGCTGGAGGcccggcggctgcggcggcACCGCCCGCACGCCTGCCCCGCGCTGTCCCTGCGCGCCGGGCTCCGCAGCGAGCCCCACGAGCGCTCCATCTCCCCGTGGCGCTACCG CATCGACGAGGACGAGAACCGCTACCCGCGCAAGCTGGCCTTCGCCGAGTGCCTGTGCAGCGGCTGCGTGGACGTGAAGACCGGCCGGGAGACGACGTCGCTCAACTCGGTGACCATCCACCAGACCATGCTGGTGCTGCGGCGCAAGCCCTGCCCGCGgcccgcggggctggggctggtcGCGCTGGAGGTGGATTACATCCGAGTGCCCGTGGGCTGCACCTGCGTCCTGCCCCGCACGGCGCGCTGA